A DNA window from Daucus carota subsp. sativus chromosome 3, DH1 v3.0, whole genome shotgun sequence contains the following coding sequences:
- the LOC108215280 gene encoding bifunctional dethiobiotin synthetase/7,8-diamino-pelargonic acid aminotransferase, mitochondrial isoform X2: protein MPLLFSTLSTATRRRVYLKSLFSSSRFISTTSFALEYPLSHPIYTVWGSNTAVGKTLVSAGIAASFLTPTSTSPFKFIYLKPVQTGFPSDSDSRFVYRKFGEIFGHRKCNRTVFASDETVRVSAPAGELVLGSRGSVETQNFTKCESGFWELGSCDGRKLEGEGGEEVRVSELICKTMYAWRDPVSPHLAAERENAVVADAELLEMLKKCLCIGSDDGMREDEVGVFTLIETAGGVASPGPSGSLQCDLYRPFRLPALLVGDGRLGGISSTISAYESLKLRGYDVVAVVLEDQGLVNDVPLLSYLRNRVPVLVLPPIPADMSDNLMAWFDESYSVFGSLKEVMLSSYSERMQRLHDMPKKAVEIFWWPFTQHKLVPEENVTVIDSRCGENFSVHKGKYQDVMIQQFDACASWWTQGPDATLQIELARDMGYTAARFGHVMFPTNVYEPVLKCAELLLEGVGKGWASRSYFSDNGSTAIEIALKMAFRKFLFDHEEHVASWGSDMKGTHVELKVLALKGSYHGDTLGAMEAQSPSPYTGFLQQPWYSGRGFFLDPPLVHICDGTWRLSLPGKLRSYEEKVADMFFGSRDEIFSKSRDDSSLARLYASHISEELLVFSAENLSAHIGALILEPVIQGAGGMQMIDPLFQRTLVNECQYRKIPVIFDEVFTGFWRLGAELHWQLMLYLTHLLVIRSLRLFSMVIHTLHMLWGALLPLNPLTGLRTIGQTII, encoded by the exons ATGCCACTACTCTTCTCCACCCTTTCCACCGCCACACGCCGTCGCGTCTACTTGAAATCACTATTCAGCTCCTCGAGATTCATCTCTACCACTTCATTTGCACTAGAATACCCTCTTTCCCACCCAATTTACACTGTCTGGGGCTCTAACACTGCCGTTGGCAAAACCCTAGTCTCCGCCGGCATTGCCGCTTCATTCCTCACCCCTACTTCCACTTctcctttcaaattcatttaccTTAAGCCGGTTCAGACCGGTTTCCCTTCCGATTCTGATTCTCGTTTCGTGTATAGAAAATTTGGGGAAATTTTCGGGCATCGGAAATGTAATCGGACTGTTTTTGCGTCTGATGAGACGGTTAGAGTGTCGGCTCCGGCTGGGGAGTTGGTGTTGGGGAGTCGGGGGAGTGTTGAGACTCAGAATTTTACGAAATGTGAGAGTGGTTTTTGGGAATTGGGAAGTTGTGATGGGAGGAAACTGGAAGGCGAGGGAGGGGAGGAGGTGAGAGTGTCGGAATTGATATGTAAGACAATGTATGCGTGGAGGGACCCGGTTTCGCCTCATTTGGCAGCTGAGAGGGAAAATGCTGTGGTGGCAGATGCGGAGTTGTTAGAGATGTTGAAGAAATGTCTGTGTATTGGTTCAGATGACGGGATGAGGGAGGATGAGGTTGGTGTTTTTACTTTGATAGAAACTGCTGGTGGAGTTGCTAGTCCTGGGCCGTCTGGTTCACTTCAGTGTGACTTGTACAG GCCATTCCGGTTACCTGCACTCCTTGTCGGGGATGGCCGATTAGGTGGCATTTCATCAACCATTTCAGCTTATGAGAGTTTAAAGCTTCGAGGTTACGATGTTGTTGCTGTAGTTCTTGAAGATCAAGGTCTTGTAAATGATGTGCCACTGTTATCTTATCTGCGGAACAG GGTCCCTGTTCTTGTCCTTCCACCAATTCCAGCAGATATGTCAGACAACCTAATGGCATGGTTTGACGAATCTTACAGCGTTTTTGGTTCTCTAAAGGAAGTAATGCTATCGTCGTATTCCGAAAGAATGCAGAGATTACATGATATGCCAAAGAAAGCAGTAGAAATTTTTTGGTGGCCATTCACTCAACACAAACTTGTACCTGAAGAGAATGTAACAGTAATAGATTCTCGTTGTGGTGAGAACTTTTCAGTTCACAAG GGTAAATATCAAGATGTCATGATACAACAATTTGATGCTTGTGCAAGTTGGTGGACGCAAGGACCCGATGCTACCTTACAG ATTGAGTTGGCAAGAGATATGGGTTATACTGCTGCAAGATTTGGGCATGTAATGTTTCCTACGAATGTATACGAGCCTGTTCTGAAATGTGCAGAGCTCTTGCTTGAAGGTGTCGGAAAAG GATGGGCTTCTCGCTCCTACTTTTCAGACAATGGATCTACAGCAATTGAAATTGCTCTCAAGATGGCATTTCGGAAATTCCTTTTCGATCACGAAGAACATGTGGCTTCTTGGGGGTCTGACATGAAAGGAACACATGTTGAGCTCAAG GTTTTAGCACTTAAAGGATCTTATCACGGCGATACTCTGGGTGCCATGGAGGCTCAATCACCATCCCCATACACTGGTTTTCTCCAACAACCATG GTACTCAGGAAGAGGGTTTTTTCTGGATCCCCCGTTAGTTCATATTTGCGATGGAACTTGGAGGCTGTCGCTTCCTGGTAAATTGCGTTCTTATGAAGAGAAAGTGGCAGATATGT TTTTTGGCTCCCGGGATGAAATTTTTAGCAAGAGCAGGGATGATTCTAGTCTTGCTCGCTTATATGCATCACACATTTCAGAAGAACTACTGGTCTTTTCAGCAGAAAATCTGTCAGCTCATATTGGAGCACTGATTCTAGAACCAG TGATACAGGGTGCTGGGGGAATGCAAATGATTGATCCCCTATTTCAGCGTACTCTTGTTAATGAATGCCAGTACCGCAAGATTCCAGTTATATTTGACGAGGTTTTCACTGGTTTCTGGCGTCTGGGAGCAGAG CTACATTGGCAACTGATGCTGTATTTGACGCATTTGTTGGTGATTCGAAG CTTAAGGCTCTTCTCCATGGTCATTCATACTCTGCACATGCTCTGGGGTGCGCTGCTGCCTCTAAATCCATTAACTGGTTTAAGGACCATCGGacaaaccataatttga
- the LOC108215280 gene encoding bifunctional dethiobiotin synthetase/7,8-diamino-pelargonic acid aminotransferase, mitochondrial isoform X1 encodes MPLLFSTLSTATRRRVYLKSLFSSSRFISTTSFALEYPLSHPIYTVWGSNTAVGKTLVSAGIAASFLTPTSTSPFKFIYLKPVQTGFPSDSDSRFVYRKFGEIFGHRKCNRTVFASDETVRVSAPAGELVLGSRGSVETQNFTKCESGFWELGSCDGRKLEGEGGEEVRVSELICKTMYAWRDPVSPHLAAERENAVVADAELLEMLKKCLCIGSDDGMREDEVGVFTLIETAGGVASPGPSGSLQCDLYRPFRLPALLVGDGRLGGISSTISAYESLKLRGYDVVAVVLEDQGLVNDVPLLSYLRNRVPVLVLPPIPADMSDNLMAWFDESYSVFGSLKEVMLSSYSERMQRLHDMPKKAVEIFWWPFTQHKLVPEENVTVIDSRCGENFSVHKGKYQDVMIQQFDACASWWTQGPDATLQIELARDMGYTAARFGHVMFPTNVYEPVLKCAELLLEGVGKGWASRSYFSDNGSTAIEIALKMAFRKFLFDHEEHVASWGSDMKGTHVELKVLALKGSYHGDTLGAMEAQSPSPYTGFLQQPWYSGRGFFLDPPLVHICDGTWRLSLPGKLRSYEEKVADMFFGSRDEIFSKSRDDSSLARLYASHISEELLVFSAENLSAHIGALILEPVIQGAGGMQMIDPLFQRTLVNECQYRKIPVIFDEVFTGFWRLGAESATELLLCKPDIACFAKLMTGGIIPLAATLATDAVFDAFVGDSKLKALLHGHSYSAHALGCAAASKSINWFKDHRTNHNLKTEGSMLRELWDVELVHQISLHPVVHRVVSLGTVFALELKAEGCNAGYASKYANNLLEKLYEDGVYMRPLGNVIYLMCGPCTSPATCERLLEILYKRLQEFGKEQSV; translated from the exons ATGCCACTACTCTTCTCCACCCTTTCCACCGCCACACGCCGTCGCGTCTACTTGAAATCACTATTCAGCTCCTCGAGATTCATCTCTACCACTTCATTTGCACTAGAATACCCTCTTTCCCACCCAATTTACACTGTCTGGGGCTCTAACACTGCCGTTGGCAAAACCCTAGTCTCCGCCGGCATTGCCGCTTCATTCCTCACCCCTACTTCCACTTctcctttcaaattcatttaccTTAAGCCGGTTCAGACCGGTTTCCCTTCCGATTCTGATTCTCGTTTCGTGTATAGAAAATTTGGGGAAATTTTCGGGCATCGGAAATGTAATCGGACTGTTTTTGCGTCTGATGAGACGGTTAGAGTGTCGGCTCCGGCTGGGGAGTTGGTGTTGGGGAGTCGGGGGAGTGTTGAGACTCAGAATTTTACGAAATGTGAGAGTGGTTTTTGGGAATTGGGAAGTTGTGATGGGAGGAAACTGGAAGGCGAGGGAGGGGAGGAGGTGAGAGTGTCGGAATTGATATGTAAGACAATGTATGCGTGGAGGGACCCGGTTTCGCCTCATTTGGCAGCTGAGAGGGAAAATGCTGTGGTGGCAGATGCGGAGTTGTTAGAGATGTTGAAGAAATGTCTGTGTATTGGTTCAGATGACGGGATGAGGGAGGATGAGGTTGGTGTTTTTACTTTGATAGAAACTGCTGGTGGAGTTGCTAGTCCTGGGCCGTCTGGTTCACTTCAGTGTGACTTGTACAG GCCATTCCGGTTACCTGCACTCCTTGTCGGGGATGGCCGATTAGGTGGCATTTCATCAACCATTTCAGCTTATGAGAGTTTAAAGCTTCGAGGTTACGATGTTGTTGCTGTAGTTCTTGAAGATCAAGGTCTTGTAAATGATGTGCCACTGTTATCTTATCTGCGGAACAG GGTCCCTGTTCTTGTCCTTCCACCAATTCCAGCAGATATGTCAGACAACCTAATGGCATGGTTTGACGAATCTTACAGCGTTTTTGGTTCTCTAAAGGAAGTAATGCTATCGTCGTATTCCGAAAGAATGCAGAGATTACATGATATGCCAAAGAAAGCAGTAGAAATTTTTTGGTGGCCATTCACTCAACACAAACTTGTACCTGAAGAGAATGTAACAGTAATAGATTCTCGTTGTGGTGAGAACTTTTCAGTTCACAAG GGTAAATATCAAGATGTCATGATACAACAATTTGATGCTTGTGCAAGTTGGTGGACGCAAGGACCCGATGCTACCTTACAG ATTGAGTTGGCAAGAGATATGGGTTATACTGCTGCAAGATTTGGGCATGTAATGTTTCCTACGAATGTATACGAGCCTGTTCTGAAATGTGCAGAGCTCTTGCTTGAAGGTGTCGGAAAAG GATGGGCTTCTCGCTCCTACTTTTCAGACAATGGATCTACAGCAATTGAAATTGCTCTCAAGATGGCATTTCGGAAATTCCTTTTCGATCACGAAGAACATGTGGCTTCTTGGGGGTCTGACATGAAAGGAACACATGTTGAGCTCAAG GTTTTAGCACTTAAAGGATCTTATCACGGCGATACTCTGGGTGCCATGGAGGCTCAATCACCATCCCCATACACTGGTTTTCTCCAACAACCATG GTACTCAGGAAGAGGGTTTTTTCTGGATCCCCCGTTAGTTCATATTTGCGATGGAACTTGGAGGCTGTCGCTTCCTGGTAAATTGCGTTCTTATGAAGAGAAAGTGGCAGATATGT TTTTTGGCTCCCGGGATGAAATTTTTAGCAAGAGCAGGGATGATTCTAGTCTTGCTCGCTTATATGCATCACACATTTCAGAAGAACTACTGGTCTTTTCAGCAGAAAATCTGTCAGCTCATATTGGAGCACTGATTCTAGAACCAG TGATACAGGGTGCTGGGGGAATGCAAATGATTGATCCCCTATTTCAGCGTACTCTTGTTAATGAATGCCAGTACCGCAAGATTCCAGTTATATTTGACGAGGTTTTCACTGGTTTCTGGCGTCTGGGAGCAGAG TCTGCTACAGAATTACTTTTATGCAAACCAGATATAGCTTGCTTTGCAAAGTTGATGACTGGTGGAATTATACCCTTGGCAGCTACATTGGCAACTGATGCTGTATTTGACGCATTTGTTGGTGATTCGAAG CTTAAGGCTCTTCTCCATGGTCATTCATACTCTGCACATGCTCTGGGGTGCGCTGCTGCCTCTAAATCCATTAACTGGTTTAAGGACCATCGGacaaaccataatttgaaaacAGAAGGAAGTATGCTGAGGGAG TTATGGGATGTGGAACTAGTGCACCAGATATCATTACATCCAGTGGTCCACAGAGTGGTTTCGCTGGGAACTGTGTTTGCCCTGGAACTGAAAGCTGAAGGCTGCAATGCTGG GTATGCATCTAAATATGCAAACAATCTTCTGGAGAAGCTTTACGAAGATGGTGTATACATGAGGCCTCTTGGAAACGTAATATATCTTATGTGCGGGCCTTGCACATCTCCGGCAACATGTGAAAGGCTCCTGGAGATACTTTACAAAAGGCTTCAGGAGTTTGGCAAGGAACAGAGTGTATGA